The window CTTGGGCCTTTCGCCAAGCGAGGCTGTCAGACTTCGATACTGGGAGCTGTTTGGGGACGATTTCGACCTAAACGACTCAGATGGCAAGGTGTGCGAGTTAAAATCTCGGTCTGGAGACGAACTCTCTCTATCCTTCAATGTCTCGCCCATGACCGAGCTCGATGGCAGGCCAGTCGGCCAAGTCATCTCGTTTTCGGATGTTACGCGCCTCAAGGAGCTCGAGAGCCAGCTGCGAAGGAACGCCAGACTCGCCGCCATGGGCGAGATGGCCGCGAACCTGGCTCACGAGATACGTAATCCGCTTGGGAGCATCAAGCTGTTCGCATCAATCCTAGAGCGCAACCTTGAGAATAGTGGTAGCGATAAGGACCTGGCCACTCACATCATGGAGACAGTCGATACTCTCGACGCCTCGATCACGAACATGCTGATATACGCTCGCTCGCCGGAGGCAGATTTCGCAAAGGTGCACATCGACGATGTTCTCCGGGAGGCCATAGAGTCTGCCACCTATGCGATCAACCAGAGCAACATCGAGGTCGCAACTGATCTTTTGGCCGGGGACATAGAGGTAATGGGTGACCCGAGGTTTTTGAAGCAGGCCTTTTCTAATATCATCTTGAACGGGGCGCAGGCGATGTTGGAGGGGGGTCGTCTGAGCGTGTCAACGCATCTGACAGAGTCAGGCTGCTTTGCTGGGTATGGACACACGATACTATCCTCGAAGAAGCCGTGCAGCAGCTATGTGGCTGTATCGATAGTTGACAGTGGCAAGGGTCTCATGGACAGTGAGATACTCAGGATATTCGAGCCTTTTTTCAGCACGAAGATAATGGGCACCGGGTTGGGGCTCTCCATAGTCAAGCGCGTAGTGCAGAGACACGATGGATGCCTATTCGTCAAGGAATCGCCTGAAGGAGGGCTGGAGTTTACCATAGCGCTGCCTCTGCCGCACCAGGACGGCCTACATTAGAGAGCCACCATGCCGCCGAAAATCCTTGTCGCAGACGATGAACCGCAGATGAGAAGCGCACTTCGCGCTGCGCTGGAGAAGTCCGGATACGACACGACACTGGTCTCGGACGGTCGCAAGGCGCTTGAGGAGGCCGAAAAGCGCGTCTATGACATGATCATAACCGACATGAAGATGCCAGGGCTGGACGGCCTGGCGCTGCTCGAGCGAATTCGGCGGGACAATCTCGCCCCAAATGTAGTCCTCATCACCGCCTACGGAACGATCGACGCAGCGGTATCCGCGATGAAGATGGGGGCCCTGGACTTCCTTCGCAAACCATTCGCGATGGCCGATCTCGAGACGGTGCTCTCAAGGGCGTTCGAGGAGCCTTTTGCCGATGGGACCGCTGAGACACATCAGGTATTCGCTTCCCGTCAGCAGGACTTCCGCGAGATCGTAACGAGCAATCCGACGTTCAAGGAGATTCTGTATCTTGCAAAACGAATCGCCCTCAGCGAGCTGACCGTCCTCGTAACCGGCGAGTCCGGAACGGGAAAAGAGCTCGTGGCGAGACTGATTCATCAGGAGAGTCGCAGGGCTCGGAATCCTTTTGTCGCCATCAATTGCGCCGCTGTCCCTGACAATTTGCTTGAGAGTGAGCTGTTCGGGTATGAGAAGGGCGCGTTCACGGGGGCCAACTCGTCTAGGCAGGGCAAGTTCGAGCTGGCGACCGGCGGCACGCTTCTTCTAGATGAGATCGGCGAGATGCCGCTCACTTTGCAGGCGAAGCTTCTGAGAGTGCTCCAGGAGCGGGAGGTTGACCGCGTTGGCGGCCGTTTCCCCATTCCAATCGATACAAGGGTGATAGTAACAACCAACTGCAACTTGGTAGAAAGGGTCGAGGAGGGCAGATTCCGCGAGGACCTGTTCTACCGGATTAACGTCATCCCGCTCGAGCTTCTTTCCCTTCGGGAACGCAAAGAGGACATAGTTACGCTCTCACACTACTTCTGCGAGATGTATTGCCGGGAGATCGGCAAGCCAACCAAGTATCTCTCAGAGGAGGCGGCGGCCTTCGTGTTCGATTATGATTGGCCCGGCAATGTCCGGGAATTGGAGAACGCTATCCAGAGGGGTGTTGTCCTTTCTACGACCGATCGCATCGAGATATACGACCTCATCTGGGACGCGAGGAGAAAGCGAATACCCATGGTCAATACTCGCGGTGCTGAAGAGGCTTCACCCAAACGGAAGGTCGAAGTCGAAGTCGGCACCTCGCTAGCCGAGACGGAGAAGAAACTGATACTCGCGACGCTCGAGCAGACGAACGGTAAAAAAGCACAGGCGGCCGAAATACTGGGCGTAACGGTGCGAACGCTTCGCAATAAACTGAACCTTTACAGGAAAGAAGAAGACCCGAAGGACAGGAAAAATGAGTCGCAAGAAGCCCGCACATAAATCGGACGCAGAGCGCCGAAAAGAATCAGCCCAACAGAAGGCCAAGAGAATCATCGCCTCGCAAGCGCGCCCCCGCGATCTGGTCAAAAAAACGGGGCCGGACGGGGCAGGTCAGACGCCCAGCTCGATCTTCGCTCAGAACATGGAGCGCGTCCGGCGCAGCCGCGAGTGGCTTTTTGACCGCCTTTCCGAAACGCCTCAGACGCTCAGCCTCAACGTCCGCCAAACCGAAAGCGGGAGGCCAACGCTCGCTGTTACCACTAAAGACGGAGAAGTGACGCTGCTGCACTCCGAGCATGACCCACTGGCTGAGGCCATAAAGCATGTCTCCACGGTCAAGCTCGAGGAGGCGGAGTATCTCATTATCCTCGGCTTCGGGCTTGGCTACCACGTCCTTGAAGCCATGAGGCGCGTCCCACCTAACTGCAAGGTCTTCATCATCGAGCAGAGCGCCGACATCTTCCGGGCTGCGATGCACGTTTTCGACCTGGGGGCTGTCATCTCGCCGCCGGATGTCAAGATATTCGTTGGAACTGATCTTCACGAGATCATGCCAGCCCTTCAGGATGACTTTAAGACATTCAAATACCACAACATAAAAATCGTCATCCATCCCCCATCTGCCGCTCTATTCCCAACCTACAAGCAGGTCCTAGACAACTTGAACAGGGTCCTCAGAATCGTCCAGATCAACGTCAACACCGTGCGGTTCTTCTCCCGGCTGTGGCTTAAGCACAATCTGCTTAACCTGCCCAAGATCGTCAGAAGCCCAGGCGTCAAAAGCCTGCTCAACCAGTTCCCCGGCAAGCCAGCCATTCTTGTCTCAGCGGGCCCGTCACTGGACAAGAACATCGACCGGCTGCGTAAGGCCGTGGGCAAAGCTATCATCCTCTCCGCCGATACATGCCTCCGGCCGCTCCTCGCACATGGCATAAGGCCGAACTTCGTCCAGGCCATCGACGCACAGCCCATCACCTATCGCCATTTCTCGGGCCTCGACCTCTCGGACATCTGCCTGGTCGGCGTTACGAGGCTGCCGCCACAGGTCATCGAGCTCTTCTCCGATCACATCTTCCTCGGCAACGACCTGAACAACAAGGTCTGGGAATCGATTGAGCCTTATTTCGAGCGCCTCGGCACCTTGGGCTCTGGGTCCACGGTCGCGGTGTTAGGTTTTGACCTTGCGAGAATGATGGGCTGCGACCCCATAATCTTCGTCGGGCAGGATTTCTCCTACGCATACGGTCGCGCATACGCCCAGGGCACGATGGTCTCAAACGACATGCTCTCTGAGCTCTCGACTTTCAACACCCTGGACACGCTGACTGAAGCGGAAAAGGCCAAACAGCAGATCATCAGGACGAGCGACATAACTGGCAACGAGCCGCTCTTGGATATGCACGGCCGACCCACGGAGATGTCTGACGGGATGCAGGGCTGGCTCACGTGGTTCACGCTGGAGATCAAGCGCACCAAGGCCAAGTGCATCAACGCCTCGGAGGCGGGCATCTTGACGGACGGCGTGGAGATCATGCCGCTCGATGAGGCAATAATGAGGTACTGCACCGAACCTGTCGATGTTACCAAGAGCATGGCTCCGAAGCTCGGCAGAAGGGGGAAACAGGAGCTTAAGACCGTCGCCAAAAAACTCGCCTCAATTGGGCGGGAGCTCGAGAAAGTGCTCACTGAGGCCGAGTCGCTCGCTCCGGACGGGGCTGC of the bacterium genome contains:
- a CDS encoding ATP-binding protein yields the protein MPDGPSKKPQTEGIDLLTKAFDSFSNASDSMKRAYESLQQQVRELNLEVKLKNAQLKENLAELESVKNYLNNVLQSIQNGVVSVDLEGRITTFNKAASTILGLSPSEAVRLRYWELFGDDFDLNDSDGKVCELKSRSGDELSLSFNVSPMTELDGRPVGQVISFSDVTRLKELESQLRRNARLAAMGEMAANLAHEIRNPLGSIKLFASILERNLENSGSDKDLATHIMETVDTLDASITNMLIYARSPEADFAKVHIDDVLREAIESATYAINQSNIEVATDLLAGDIEVMGDPRFLKQAFSNIILNGAQAMLEGGRLSVSTHLTESGCFAGYGHTILSSKKPCSSYVAVSIVDSGKGLMDSEILRIFEPFFSTKIMGTGLGLSIVKRVVQRHDGCLFVKESPEGGLEFTIALPLPHQDGLH
- a CDS encoding sigma-54 dependent transcriptional regulator, with product MPPKILVADDEPQMRSALRAALEKSGYDTTLVSDGRKALEEAEKRVYDMIITDMKMPGLDGLALLERIRRDNLAPNVVLITAYGTIDAAVSAMKMGALDFLRKPFAMADLETVLSRAFEEPFADGTAETHQVFASRQQDFREIVTSNPTFKEILYLAKRIALSELTVLVTGESGTGKELVARLIHQESRRARNPFVAINCAAVPDNLLESELFGYEKGAFTGANSSRQGKFELATGGTLLLDEIGEMPLTLQAKLLRVLQEREVDRVGGRFPIPIDTRVIVTTNCNLVERVEEGRFREDLFYRINVIPLELLSLRERKEDIVTLSHYFCEMYCREIGKPTKYLSEEAAAFVFDYDWPGNVRELENAIQRGVVLSTTDRIEIYDLIWDARRKRIPMVNTRGAEEASPKRKVEVEVGTSLAETEKKLILATLEQTNGKKAQAAEILGVTVRTLRNKLNLYRKEEDPKDRKNESQEART
- a CDS encoding 6-hydroxymethylpterin diphosphokinase MptE-like protein, encoding MSRKKPAHKSDAERRKESAQQKAKRIIASQARPRDLVKKTGPDGAGQTPSSIFAQNMERVRRSREWLFDRLSETPQTLSLNVRQTESGRPTLAVTTKDGEVTLLHSEHDPLAEAIKHVSTVKLEEAEYLIILGFGLGYHVLEAMRRVPPNCKVFIIEQSADIFRAAMHVFDLGAVISPPDVKIFVGTDLHEIMPALQDDFKTFKYHNIKIVIHPPSAALFPTYKQVLDNLNRVLRIVQINVNTVRFFSRLWLKHNLLNLPKIVRSPGVKSLLNQFPGKPAILVSAGPSLDKNIDRLRKAVGKAIILSADTCLRPLLAHGIRPNFVQAIDAQPITYRHFSGLDLSDICLVGVTRLPPQVIELFSDHIFLGNDLNNKVWESIEPYFERLGTLGSGSTVAVLGFDLARMMGCDPIIFVGQDFSYAYGRAYAQGTMVSNDMLSELSTFNTLDTLTEAEKAKQQIIRTSDITGNEPLLDMHGRPTEMSDGMQGWLTWFTLEIKRTKAKCINASEAGILTDGVEIMPLDEAIMRYCTEPVDVTKSMAPKLGRRGKQELKTVAKKLASIGRELEKVLTEAESLAPDGAAGDKEVKRLLGLRAEGQVCEPVAPLIDWHKQRNRSKAGDDRLKSESQAMAFACRFAIEQLKQSEALLSV